GGGACGACTACGACGTCCTCTGGCGCGACATCAAGATCGAAGTGAAGGCATCCGCGTATCTGCAAGCCTGGCCTCAGCGAGCTCCATCGCAGCTGCGCTTCACCGGGCTCCGTGGGCACTCGTGGGGTGACATCACTCAGGGCATGTCGACCGAGAAGACCTATAAGGCAGACGTCTACGTGCTCGCTGCACTGACGACAACGTCTCACGCCGACTACGACCCTCTGGATGTGAGCGCGTGGGAGTTCTTCGTGATTCCTCGCTCGAAACTGATCGAGCTCGGCGTCGACTCGATCGGCCGCAGCACGGCAGCACGCCTCTCCCCCTCTCTTCGCTTCGACCAGCTCGCTGAGGCGATCGCGAACGCGGCCGCCCCGGCGTCGAGCTCCGCGGCCGACGACCCGGACCGCGCCACGTGATTGCCCGCGTCTCGTGCGCTTAGGCTGACGTCGTGACGGACGCGGGGACGACGGAGGCGGTGTACCGCTACGCGTTCGACTCGGTCATCGACCGCGATGGCATCCGCCTTGCGACGACCCGCACGGACGCGTCGTTCTTTTCGGGCTTCGTCGAGCACCCCAAAGTGCTTGCGGACGCACTTCTGGTGCTCGCACGGATCTCTCGCACTCGCTATTACGTGCCGCCGGGGATGCTCGCAGCCGTGCTGCGCGCGGCGGATCCGGTCGTCACCGTCGCGCCCGATTCGCTCAGATTCGAGGCGTTCAGCGCCTGCTGCGGCGTGTACGCGCGTCTCGACGTGACCTCCGACGGGATGGAGGTCGGCTCCCGGACGAGCGGGGTGACGAACGTCGACGTGAATCCTCCTCTCCGTGCCGCCCTCGCCGCGCTCCGCGACCACGAGCCGCTCCACCTCGTCGTCACGTCCGACGCGATGGAGGTATCCACGATGGATGCCACGGTGCGGGAGGAGAAGGTGACCCTCCCCGACCGGTGGGTTCGAGGGTTCGCCGAAACGCAAGTGGCGCTGAACTTCATGTCGGAGCGGCTCCGCCTCGACGCGGCGAGCGCCCGCCGCATGATTCGGTCCCTGCCGTCGTCGTCGCCCACGCGTTCGCTCGTGTGGGTCGTCCCGACAAGCGGTACGCAGGTGCGACTTGCCACACGCGCGGCCTCCGACGGGGCGGGGGTTCCCGTGGCGGGCCCCGAACGACTGCGAGCAATCGACCCTCTTCTGCGTCACGCGACGTCGCTCCGCGGCTACGGAGCCCACTCGATGGCCTCCGCATGGGTGGTGGACGTGCCGGGCGGCCGATTCACCCTGTGCCTGTCCCCCGACAAGAGTCGCGGCTTCTCCGGCGAGGGCGGACTCCTGGAGAAGCTGCTGGTCGACGGCCCGGAGCGCTCCCTCGATGCACAGCTGCTCGACTCGTCGTTGAGCGCGGGAATCTACCTGCCGCCCACCGGCGACGGGCTGGGCCTCGAGACGGCCCGGTTCGATGCGGCGGTCGCGGTGCTCGCCACCGGTGGACGCCTCGGCTACGACCTGGAGTCAGCGGCGTACTTCCACCGTCCGCTTCCACTCGACGCCATCGACTTCTCGCGGATCGAAGAGGCGCACCCGAGGCTTGTCGCGGCCCGAGGCCTCGTCAGCGACGGCGCCGTCACCGGAAGTGGAGACCGATTTGTCGTGAGGTCGGGTGACGAGGTGTATCAGGTGCGGCGACGACCGGACGCGACGTTCGCCTGTACCTGCGCGTGGTACGCCCGGCACGCCTCGTCACGTGGCCCGTGCAAACACATCCTCGCCGCCCGCCTGCAGGGAGGGGTCCGGTGAGTCGGCGCCAAGCCCTGCGGACGACCGGTCCGCTGAGCGGCACGGCGTTCACCTGGCTCCTGACGAAGATGCTGACGGAGCCTCAGACCACCCTCGACGACGCCATCTCCCTGGCCCGGCGGATCGAAGACGACTGGCCGGGCTCCTACGACGTGACGTGGATGTCCTCTTTCCACAGTTCGTTCTACTCGCCCCGAGACGTCTTCGTCGAGATGAGACTCCAAGAGCTTGCGGGGATGATCACGGTTCCCCACGACGACGACTACGTGCTGGCCATGGTTGCCGCGATGGGCGCGATCCCGGGCGCGCGGCTCTTCCTGCTCCGACACGACACTCGCCTGCGCGAAGAGGTCTTCTGGCGGATCTTCGAGGTCGAAGGGGGAGGCGAGGTCTCGCTCGCCAACGTCGACAAGTTCACCCGTTTCGAGGAGTCCGCCACCTGGCACGGCGTCGTCCTGCAGCTCACCGACGAAGGAGTATTGCCACGGGAACGGGTGCTCGCCGCGTGCCTCGATGCGCTCACGCGCGACTTCGCCGCCTACACCTCAGGCTGGTACTCGCGTCTCTTCACCTCGCTCCGCCCGACCGTCGACGAGCTGAGCCGTCTGGAGACGAGCCTTCTCGCCCTGCTCTCCTCCCGCGTCGGTCCGACGGTCACGGTCGCCGTTCGTTCGCTGTGGTCGCTCCACAAGGCGCGGAGACTCGACGTCGACAGACTCGCGGACTTCGCCGTTCCGGCGATGTCTGCGGGCAAAGCGAACGTCGCCCTCCTGGTGACCATGCTGAAAAGCGGTGCCGGCGATCAGGATACGACCGCGCGCGCCGACACCATCGCCCAAGCCCTGGATCACCCGCACCCCGATGTTCGATCGGCCGCGGAGGACGCGCTGCGAAAGATGGGGCGCGTCGACCTGCTTCCCACACCGAGTCCTGCTGCCCCGGCATCCGCTGCTGAACCGTCGCCCGACGAGGGCCCGGAGACTCCGTCGCTGGTCTACCCGTGGCCGGAGAGCGACATCGTCGAGCGTCTCGGAGCCGTGCTCGCGGGGAATGCGGACGGGATCGAGTTCGAACTCGCCCTCGCCGCCCTCGCCACCCTGACCGACCGCTCTGTTCTCGCGCCGCTCATGAAGGTCGCACGGAAACGCACGGAGCCCCCGGATTGGCCGCGCGGGGGTCAGACGGCGGCGATGCTCATCGCCCGAGTCGTGGTGCGCATGCACGGCGAAACGTACTACGGCGCCACGGGGAGTGCGAAGCATGACACCGTGGTCGAGCGCCGATCAGACGAGGTCGGCAGGGAGCTCGCGCGCGGGATGCCGGC
This genomic window from Candidatus Microbacterium phytovorans contains:
- a CDS encoding SWIM zinc finger family protein, which codes for MTDAGTTEAVYRYAFDSVIDRDGIRLATTRTDASFFSGFVEHPKVLADALLVLARISRTRYYVPPGMLAAVLRAADPVVTVAPDSLRFEAFSACCGVYARLDVTSDGMEVGSRTSGVTNVDVNPPLRAALAALRDHEPLHLVVTSDAMEVSTMDATVREEKVTLPDRWVRGFAETQVALNFMSERLRLDAASARRMIRSLPSSSPTRSLVWVVPTSGTQVRLATRAASDGAGVPVAGPERLRAIDPLLRHATSLRGYGAHSMASAWVVDVPGGRFTLCLSPDKSRGFSGEGGLLEKLLVDGPERSLDAQLLDSSLSAGIYLPPTGDGLGLETARFDAAVAVLATGGRLGYDLESAAYFHRPLPLDAIDFSRIEEAHPRLVAARGLVSDGAVTGSGDRFVVRSGDEVYQVRRRPDATFACTCAWYARHASSRGPCKHILAARLQGGVR
- a CDS encoding DUF6493 family protein translates to MSRRQALRTTGPLSGTAFTWLLTKMLTEPQTTLDDAISLARRIEDDWPGSYDVTWMSSFHSSFYSPRDVFVEMRLQELAGMITVPHDDDYVLAMVAAMGAIPGARLFLLRHDTRLREEVFWRIFEVEGGGEVSLANVDKFTRFEESATWHGVVLQLTDEGVLPRERVLAACLDALTRDFAAYTSGWYSRLFTSLRPTVDELSRLETSLLALLSSRVGPTVTVAVRSLWSLHKARRLDVDRLADFAVPAMSAGKANVALLVTMLKSGAGDQDTTARADTIAQALDHPHPDVRSAAEDALRKMGRVDLLPTPSPAAPASAAEPSPDEGPETPSLVYPWPESDIVERLGAVLAGNADGIEFELALAALATLTDRSVLAPLMKVARKRTEPPDWPRGGQTAAMLIARVVVRMHGETYYGATGSAKHDTVVERRSDEVGRELARGMPAGVLLATPEDSAGGVSPATLVDRFIERDQAGRGVLPADLVAALLRVSADGRAAALARVPSRPVVDANGAAADALRYALGGKMRAIEPLEWWIAAARARNPLGDDPLLIAAGHDYPGAGTRTSVTEEWEPTPWKDLWSGGSSMRLMVVGGPSSRIEPLRPTCAPTTKRRRYSFEWGNTGQIFGDFVCPADADVASLLGLQMLLSGLESVTEFGQAEIIDGLARHRGSWGPLSASALVLALGQRPALTRIHAAELFAAAVPRRVSVATVADAFVRHAPGCVLPRWATALADASSISPEARTAVADTLSAFLPRIPNNSRGVDKLLDVLIATTEGQALADADPKLREWLETFRGSSRAAVNARALLARYR